Proteins from a single region of Chanodichthys erythropterus isolate Z2021 chromosome 13, ASM2448905v1, whole genome shotgun sequence:
- the si:ch211-12e13.1 gene encoding uncharacterized protein si:ch211-12e13.1, whose amino-acid sequence MDHFSTYIAVVSAVTVVYLFHSVFYTSHISFKTHTVFDSRRHLPGSVYLLTRYVHESIRKRRGQMWKNKDTNDELVFTLINCRYDAVSLRRFCSVSGYGWDYPDSVFRDVPLCYPEFLFTRLLSMIVCSERFKLSPWGLLSVCETLSLTEPVDELKRGTFSLQARVLEYRTVSAGVEVDLTLTASRHNQTVWSSTLTLLSPKNKFRHEAQPDLEITHNPVSERCISLAVPCSTGVSCAWVFGDLCPLHVFSWLRFTCPTAHPLWMFSRCMAEMEKHNGIEVVRAPLTVSVCYKQPVSFPRKFTIRVSKNTTETSSTASFSMEDHRTRTLYLSGQIKQQEKAE is encoded by the exons ATGGATCATTTTAGCACATATATCGCTGTGGTGTCAGCTGTAACTGTGGTGTACCTCTTTCACTCAGTCTTTTACACTTCTCACATCTCCTTTAAAACTCATACAGTCTTTGACTCCCGGAGACATTTGCCAGGTTCTGTTTACCTTTTGACCAGATACGTTCATGAATCTATCCGCAAAAGACGAGGGcaaatgtggaaaaacaaagacacaaatgACGAGCTTGTTTTCACTTTGATCAACTGCAG GTATGATGCAGTGTCTTTGAGGAGGTTCTGCAGTGTTTCAGGTTATGGTTGGGACTATCCTGACAGCGTCTTCAGAGATGTTCCCTTGTGCTATCCTGAGTTTCTCTTCACCAGACTGCTCAGCATGATTGTGTGCTCCGAGAGATTCAAACTAAGCCCTTGGG GTCTGTTGAGTGTCTGTGAGACCTTGAGTCTGACTGAGCCTGTGGATGAACTGAAGAGAGGGACGTTCTCCCTGCAGGCCAGAGTGCTGGAGTACAGGACTGTTAGTGCAGGAGTGGAGGTGGATCTCACTTTAACCGCATCCAGACATAATCAGACTGTATGGAGCAGCACACTGACTCTACTTTCTCCTAAAAATAAATTCAGGCATGAGGCTCAGCCTGACTTAGAGATCACCCACA ATCCTGTGTCAGAGAGATGTATCAGCCTGGCTGTTCCTTGCTCCACCGGTGTGAGTTGTGCCTGGGTGTTTGGTGACCTCTGCCctctgcatgtgttttcttgGCTGAGGTTTACCTGTCCCACCGCACACCCCCTATGGATGTTCTCCAGGTGCATGGCAGAGATGGAGAAGCACAATG GAATTGAAGTGGTGAGAGCTCCTCTAACTGTGTCAGTCTGTTACAAACAGCCTGTGTCTTTTCCAAGGAAATTCACCATCAGAGTCAGTAAAAACACTACTGAAACTTCAAGCACAGcatcattttcaatggaggacCACAGAACCAGGACACTGTACCTCTCAGGACAGATAAAACAACAGGAGAAGGCAGAGTGA
- the lrp13 gene encoding very low-density lipoprotein receptor has protein sequence MCLFVLLNVASGIFLLLRAEGVLAAVASEHVPLRCRLGFTPCKDGSECVLYSHVCDGENDCSDGSDEDECASVCSIGQFQCAHGKKCIEQRQVCDGVAQCQDRSDEVDCFKEGCAHRCDKNRCIPESFICDGDTDCADGSDEASCDEDNIEEEENTEDEVSENTPITKGPLRCSFGSKLCRDGTDCVLYNHVCDGEFDCKDGSDEDECNMQCESGQFQCAHGKKCIEQRQVCDGVAQCQDRSDEVDCSKEGCAHRCDKNRCIPESFLCDGEADCADGSDEASCGEESCSSTEWRCSSGQCVSVSMRCDGHPDCKDHSDEEDCTEPPPCSTQRRCPKSQECLLDEWICDGEMDCKDGTDEKNCKESPVQCGEFQWPCYSNTQCIPQAWRCDGSEDCRDGSDESGCQSVSCPPHLFQCGSSECVDPSQLCNKVTNCLDGSDEGASCQTDKCSEQPKCAQDCHSTPSGTRCWCRIGYKPVDDGLGCVDVDECVDRPDFCSHYCNNTQGSFVCFCSQGYVLEPDGHSCKITGEPYLLMSVQSEVFLLGLRSSSLDVLLSSEKHFVLSLDYDWQKQRVYWINLNTDNIKWLSLDQKSKGTIIKGINADSLAVDWVARNLYWADSVNGQINAVGLDSDAAKTADRVMILGEDLGQLRSIALLPQKGIMFWSETGDKAQIERAGMDGSDRRVLVIHSLWWPVSLTVDSIHHRIYWTDEKLKCIGSANIDGGDIKLLQLMETPSPFSVSVFNDKVYWSDTKRGTIQRAHKTTGKQHQVLLKRPGQPFGLKVIHALFQVGVSNPCVSQHCSHLCVLAPGLKAVCKCPSQLMLDEDGLTCSKPKDSSFLLLLSPAAVTQVYLQNRQSGVNLQNWPEHRRLDLPNMNKPTMLDLVLRDLTLYVSDGSKPVVRLFKMKDTTLVPRGKLLQLHKDSLHVFAVDWITLNVYWSSEKLPGLQVTSPEGTHTSVLIRDGVGAIESIALDPPSGHLCFSNKVQESQMTRVECAYMNGQNRTVVWSNSVRPTSLLLMDEGNKLYWADTGLAVIGSVGIDGSGYKEIKTEGRLMAFALVNKVLVWITKKDSTKCWFSDDEHTGKLWFEVDSEIVSLKAFAKSRQKGTNLCSNGNGGCSHLCLAFPGGMTCHCAHDHRLVNGKDCSSDPRCPEGTKPCLSGDICLPLEQFCNGVADCPDHSDENCLQDTQHKNVRINPKSFRPGLSENIIPENVESKACGVTLCNGNGKCVSQDGATVCVCEAGYGGERCQDASGGLSQGPVLYGVAGLAAAVVVLGVTVGIIQKKKATNRRQAAQAVDVQETGMKELERHEPSSAKPNGKDTELSEENVVTSVD, from the exons atgtgtttatttgtgttgcTGAATGTCGCTTCAGGGATCTTTCTGCTTCTGAGAG CTGAAGGTGTTCTGGCTGCAGTGGCTTCTGAACATGTTCCCCTGCGCTGCAGATTGGGCTTCACCCCCTGTAAGGATGGATCAGAGTGTGTGCTCTACAGCCATGTGTGTGACGGAGAGAATGACTGTTCTGACGGCTCCGATGAAGATGAATGTGCCTCTGTCTGCAGCATAG GTCAGTTTCAATGTGCACATGGTAAGAAGTGCATTGAGCAACGACAGGTGTGTGACGGTGTGGCTCAGTGTCAGGATCGATCTGATGAAGTCGACTGTTTTAAGGAGGGCTGCGCTCATCGTTGTGACAAAAACCGTTGCATCCCAGAATCCTTCATCTGTGACGGAGACACAGACTGTGCGGACGGCAGCGATGAGGCCAGCTGTG ATGAAGACAACATCGAGGAGGAAGAAAATACAGAGGATGAAGTCTCAGAAAACACTCCTATAACTAAAGGACCTCTGCGCTGTTCTTTCGGCTCTAAGTTATGTAGAGACGGGACGGACTGTGTGCTGTATAATCACGTGTGTGACGGCGAGTTTGACTGTAAGGATGGGTCTGATGAAGACGAGTGCAATATGCAGTGTGAATCTG GTCAGTTTCAATGTGCACATGGTAAGAAATGCATTGAGCAACGGCAGGTGTGTGACGGTGTGGCCCAGTGTCAGGATCGATCTGATGAAGTCGACTGCTCTAAGGAGGGCTGCGCTCATCGTTGTGACAAAAACCGCTGCATCCCAGAATCCTTCCTCTGTGACGGAGAAGCGGACTGTGCGGACGGCAGCGATGAGGCCAGCTGTG GTGAAGAGAGTTGCAGCAGTACCGAGTGGCGATGCAGCAGTGGTCAGTGCGTTTCAGTCAGTATGCGCTGCGATGGACATCCGGACTGCAAAGATCATTCCGACGAGGAGGACTGCACTGAACCTCCGCCATGCAGCACGCAGCGCCGCTGTCCGAAGAGCCAGGAGTGCCTGCTGGACGAGTGGATATGTGACGGAGAGATGGACTGCAAGGATGGCACAGATGAGAAG AACTGTAAGGAGTCTCCAGTGCAGTGCGGTGAGTTCCAGTGGCCGTGCTACTCTAACACGCAGTGTATTCCTCAAGCCTGGCGCTGTGACGGCTCTGAAGACTGTAGGGATGGAAGTGATGAATCTGGTT GTCAGAGTGTGTCCTGTCCTCCTCATCTGTTCCAGTGTGGTAGTTCGGAGTGTGTGGACCCATCTCAGCTCTGTAACAAAGTTACTAACTGTCTGGACGGTTCTGATGAGGGTGCGAGCTGCCAGACAGATAAATGCTCTGAACAGCCAAAGTGTGCACAGGACTgtcacagcacaccttcagggacG CGCTGTTGGTGCAGGATTGGCTACAAGCCTGTAGATGACGGTCTGGGGTGTGTTGATGTGGATGAGTGTGTGGACCGTCCAGACTTCTGTTCACACTACTGTAACAACACTCAGGGCTCATTTGTGTGCTTCTGTAGTCAAGGTTATGTTCTGGAGCCTGATGGTCACAGCTGCAAAATCACAG GTGAGCCATACCTATTGATGTCTGTGCAGTCCGAGGTCTTTCTGCTGGGTCTGAGAAGCTCCAGTCTGGACGTTCTCCTCTCGTCAGAGAAACACTTTGTCCTGTCGCTTGACTATGACTGGCAGAAGCAGAGAGTGTACTGGATCAACCTCAACACTGACAACATAAAATGGCTGTCACTGGATCAGAAGAGCAAAGGAACCATCATTAAAG GGATCAATGCAGACAGTCTGGCTGTGGACTGGGTGGCGAGGAACCTCTACTGGGCTGACAGTGTCAATGGCCAGATCAATGCAGTGGGGCTTGACAGTGATGCCGCCAAAACCGCAGATCGCGTGATGATCCTGGGTGAAGATCTTGGGCAGCTTCGCTCCATCGCTCTGCTGCCACAGAAAGG AATAATGTTCTGGTCAGAAACGGGGGACAAGGCTCAGATAGAAAGAGCAGGAATGGACGGCTCAGACAGGCGTGTGCTGGTCATTCACTCTCTCTGGTGGCCGGTCAGTCTGACTGTGGACTCCATTCATCACAGAATCTACTGGACAGATGAGAAACTCAAGTGTATAGGATCAGCCAATATTGATGGAGGAGATATTAAG CTCTTGCAGCTGATGGAGACCCCCAGTCCATTCTCGGTGTCTGTATTCAATGATAAGGTCTACTGGTCTGATACCAAAAGAGGAACCATTCAGAGAGCTCACAAAACCACGGGCAAACAGCACCAAGTCCTGCTCAAACGTCCTGGACAACCATTCGGATTGAAG GTCATTCATGCTCTTTTCCAAGTGGGCGTCTCTAACCCCTGTGTTTCCCAGCACTGCTCTCACCTGTGTGTTTTAGCGCCAGGGCTGAAAGCAGTTTGCAAGTGTCCATCTCAGTTGATGCTGGATGAAGATGGACTCACCTGCTCTAAACCCAAAGACTCCTCCTTCCTGCTGCTTCTTTCTCCTGCTGCAGTCACACAG GTTTATTTACAGAACAGACAGAGTGGCGTGAACTTACAAAATTGGCCTGAACATCGCCGTTTAGACCTTCCTAACATGAACAAGCCAACCATGTTAGATTTGGTGCTGCGTGACCTGACCCTGTATGTGTCCGATGGCAGTAAGCCCGTCGTGAGACTCTTTAAGATGAAGGACACCACGCTGGTGCCTCGTGGGAAACTTCTCCAGCTACATAAAGACTCACTGCATGTGTTCGCTGTAGACTGGATCACCCTGAATGTGTACTGGAGCAGCGAGAAGCTGCCTGGCCTGCAGGTCACCTCACCGGAGGGCACGCACACCAGTGTGTTAATACGGGACGGTGTCGGAGCCATTGAATCAATTGCTTTGGACCCACCCAGCGGACACCTCTGCTTTTCAAACAAAGTCCAGGAAAGTCAGATGACCAGGGTGGAGTGTGCCTATATGAATGGGCAGAACAGGACAGTGGTGTGGAGTAATTCAGTCCGGCCAACTTCACTGCTCTTGATGGATGAAGGGAATAAACTGTACTGGGCCGACACTg GTCTTGCAGTAATTGGTTCagttggcattgatggttctgGATACAAGGAAATAAAGACAGAAGGCAGATTGATGGCTTTTGCTTTGGTTAATAAAGTGCTTGTTTGGATTACTAAAAAAG ATTCCACTAAGTGTTGGTTCAGTGATGATGAGCACACGGGGAAGCTGTGGTTCGAAGTAGACTCTGAGATCGTCAGTCTGAAAGCATTCGCAAAGTCGAGACAAAAAG GCACTAATCTCTGCTCTAATGGTAATGGAGGCTGCAGTCACCTCTGTCTTGCATTCCCTGGAGGAATGACGTGCCATTGTGCCCACGATCACCGCCTGGTCAATGGCAAAGACTGCAGCTCAGACCCCCGCTGCCCTGAAGGCACCAAACCATGCCTGAGTGGAGACATCTGTCTACCTCTGGAGCAGTTCTGCAATGGTGTCGCGGACTGCCCAGATCATTCTGATGAGAACT GTCTCCAAGATACACAACATAAAAATGTTCGGATCAATCCTAAATCGTTTCGTCCAGGTTTGAGTGAAAACATAATTCCAGAGAACGTGGAGTCTAAGGCGTGTGGCGTTACACTGTGTAACGGCAACGGTAAGTGTGTGAGCCAGGACGGAGCGAccgtgtgtgtctgtgaggcggGTTATGGTGGAGAGCGCTGCCAGGATGCTTCGGGTGGACTCTCACAGGGGCCGGTTCTGTACGGAGTAGCTGGACTGGCTGCCGCTGTGGTCGTCCTGGGGGTTACCGTCGGCatcattcaaaagaaaaaagccaCAAATCGGAG GCAAGCAGCACAAGCAGTGGATGTGCAGGAAACGGGCATGAAGGAACTAGAGAGACATGAGCCGTCTTCAGCAAAACCTAATGGAAAAGACACAGAATTGTCAGAG